The genomic DNA CACCCGGACCGGCTTCGAGCTGGTCTGGCCCGTGCGCGGCGCCAGTCCCGCGCTGCCAGTCACAGGCGCGGACGATGTTGTCAACGCGCCCTGGCCGAAGCCGCGCTATACCAGACAGGGACCAGCCGTGCTGGACGCCCTGACCGGGCTGACCTGGACCGCGTCCGCCGACCTGACCCGCGGCCCCACGGGGTGGAGCGACGCCTTTGCCGCCATTGCCCAGCTCAACCGGGACCGGCTCGCCGACATTGCCCACTGGCGGCTGCCCACCATCCGCGAGCTGGAATCCCTGATCGATGCCTCGCGCCATTCACCGGCCCTGCCGCAGGATCACCCCTTCGACCACCCCCGCGAGGCGTATTGGTCGTCCACCAACAGCGCGTTTGAGCACGACTGGGCCATGTGCCTGTATCTGCACAAGGGGGCCGTGGGGGTGGCCTACAAGGGCGATGGGGGGTTTCATGTCTGGGGGGTGGCCTCGGGCGTGGATGTGGGCGGATGATGAAGACTGTTGGAGAATCGAGGGGGGATTCCGCTAATCTTTTGCCGCATGTCTGCCGATAAGAGGGGCAAAGGGAGGTGGTCCATGTCTATCCGGTCGCGATTGCAGCACAGGTTGAATCCATTGCATGTTTACTGTCGCCTGCGTTGCATGGGGGTGGGCCACAGCCCGGCAAAAGCGGTGTCATACTGCTATGAACGGATGCTCTATCGGTTGGTGCTGGCTTGAGAGATGAGGAAGAAAGAGGGATACGGAAGCCGCCTGCGGCGGCATGTAGAACCGCAAAGGGTTTCGCTCCTCCGTCGCGACTTACTTTTGGGCCAAAGCGGCCAAAAGTAAGCAAAAACCGCTTTTTAAGAGTCTGTGATCGGGGCTCCCGCATCGCGCGCCAGTAGCATCGACCCGCTGGCGAAACAGTTGGGAGCGGTCGAAGACTCCGCTCCCGCCGGGTTTCGCCCAAGACGCGGCCCGACGCAACTGGCGCTGCGACGCTCCCGCCCATTGTCCGGCTGGCGAAGGGAAGGCGGAGATGGCGTGTCCGGGCAGGACAGTAAGAAGTGAACGGGGGTTTTCCTTTGAATTGAACCTCTGCCGCATGCAATGGCGCGGGCCTGTCCATCCCGAAAGGGTGGGCAGGCCCATGCCATTACATGCGGCTCTTACCGCCGGAGGCTCGCCTGGGGTCCAGGGCAGCGCCCTGGCCGCCGGAGGCATTTCCCTGGCTGTTGACAGAGGCGCGCGGTTGGTGGAGAATCCGGCACAATAATCCGGGCATCCCGGTCATTTCCGCAGGAGCGTGCCAGTGAAGAAAGAATCCATCAGCGAGCGGGACATGAAGCGGTATCAGCTTCAGGCCAGGTCCATCATCGAGACATTGCCGTTCATTTCGGAATTTTACGGCAAGACCATTGTCATCAAGTATGGCGGCAACGCGATGATTGATGAGAGTTTGAAGCGGGCGTTTGCGCTCAACATCATCCTGCTCAAGTATATCGGGATCAATCCGGTGGTGGTGCATGGCGGCGGGCCGCAGATAGGCAAGATGCTCAAGGCGCTCAACATCGAGTCGCATTTTCGCGAGGGGTACCGGGTCACGGACGACGCCACCATGGACGTGGTGGAGATGGTGCTGGTTGGCAAGGTCAACAAGGAGATCGTCAACCTGATCAATCTGCACGGCGGGCGCGCGGTAGGTCTTTCGGGCAAGGACGGCATGCTGATCATGGCCGAGCCCAAGGAACTGACCGTGGAAAAGAAGGACGCCCCGCCTGAGATCATCGACCTGGGCAAGGTGGGCGAGGTGCGCGAGGTGAACATCGCGCTCATCACCTCGCTGCAACGCGATGGGTTCATCCCGGTCATCGCGCCGGTGGGCGTGGACGACGAGGGCAACACATACAACATCAACGCGGATTCCGTGGCCGGGGCTGTGGCTGCCGCCCTTGGGGCCAAGCGGCTGCACCTGCTGACCGATGTGCCGGGGTTGCTGGACACGGACGGCAGCCTCATTTCGTCGCTGACCACGCGCGAGGCGTTCGAGGCCATCGAGTCGGGCGTGGTTACGGGCGGCATGATTCCCAAGATCAAGTGCTGCATCGAGGCCGTGGCCGAGGTGGAGAAGGCGGCCATCCTTGATGGCCGGGTCGAGAACTGCATTCTTTTGGAGTTGTTCACGAAATCAGGGATTGGAACCGAAGTCATCAAGTAGGCTTCACAGGAGTTGCCCGATGTCCTACCCCGACTGGACCGACGTGCTCGACATAGGGTTGCCGATTCTCGACGACCAGCACAAGCAGCTCCTGGCTGTGGCCGACGATCTGCTGAACGCCATCGCCCGCGACGAGGGCGAGGCAGCGCTCAAGGACACCTTTGAACGGCTCAAGGCGTATACCCGGTACCACTTCAAGGAGGAAGAGGCGTACATGACGCGGATCGGGTATCCCGGCCAGAGCGAGCACTCGGCGGAGCATGTGTTGCTGCTGATCCGGGTGAACACCTTGTGGCGGCTCATCGAATCGGGCCAGATCGTGTCACCCAAGGGCATCTCCCTGTTCATCAATGACTGGATCGTGGAGCACATCATGCACAAGGACGCGATGATCGGCGAATACGCCAGGGCGTTGCGCCAACCCTAGCAGGTCGTCAAAAAATCAGAACATGCAGGCTGTTCAAAAATGTTCAGTGCTAGGCGCGAAAAAAGGTCAAGGCCGAAGTGTACTTTTAGTACGTGAGGATTTGACCTTTTTGAAGCAACGCAGCAATCGGATGTTTTTCAACAGTCTGCTAGCGGTGCCGGACCTGCGGCAAAAGGGCAGGCCTTGCCAGAGCCCGGCCCTGCCGGTAGCGTGCATTCCACATGCCTGATCACGGGGGGTCCGCCGGATGCCCATGAAGACACAAGGGGGTCACCCGAGCATGAGCCAGCCTAACACGCCCCACGGATTTTTCACCATCATCAGCCGCCCCAGGTTCGAGGAGCTGCTCCGGCAGTTCCCGCCCCTTGAGAGCGAGCAATGCGGTCTGTCCGAATCCTCGGGCCGGGTACTGACCGAGGATCTGATCGCCGAACACGACTGGCCCCTGCTCGACCGCTCGTGCATGGACGGTTTTGCCGTCAACGCGCGGGATGCCTTTGGCGCGAGCGAAACCAACCCCGCGTATCTGGAATGCACGGCCACCCTGTCCATCGACGTGGTGCCGGACACCCCGCTCGGTCCGGGGGAATGCGCCAGGATACCCACGGGCGGCGTGCTGCCCGAGGGTGCGGACGCGGTGATCATGATCGAACACACCGGCGAGATGGACGGCACAACCATTGAGGTGCGCAAGAGCGCGGCTCCGGGCGAGAACGTCATGCTGCGCGGCGAGGACGCCCGCCAGGGACAGATCGCTCTGGCGCGGGGCACGGTCATGCGTCCGCAGGAGATCGGGCTGGCCGCGGCGCTCGGCTTTCAGGAGATGGCTCTGGGCAGGCGTCCGCGCGTGGGCATAGTGTCCACGGGCGATGAGCTGGTCGGCGTCAGGCAGATGCCCCGGCCCGGCCAGGTGCGCGACGTGAACAGCCACACCGTGGCCGCGCTGGTGGCCCAGGCGGGCGGCATCCCGGTGCACTACGGGCTGGTCAGGGACGAGTTGGAGAGCCTGACCGAGGCGCTGACCAAGGCCGTGGCCGAAACCGACGTGGTGCTGCTCTCAGGCGGCAGCTCCATCGGGGTGCGCGACCTGACAGTGGCGGCCCTGGAGGAACTGGGCGACTCGGCCATCCTGGCCCACGGCGTGGCCTTGAGCCCAGGCAAGCCGACCATCCTGGGCCGCGCCTCTGGCAAGCCGGCCATCGGCCTGCCGGGTCAGGTGACCTCGGCCCTGGTGGTCATGCATGTGCTCATCCTGCCGCTGCTGCGCCACTTGCAGGGCGACCGCAACGCCTTTGACACCACGCTGCGGCCCGTGCTCCAGGCCGAGCTGGCCCGCAACGTGGCCTCCAAGCCGGGCCGCGAGGACTATGTGCGCATCAGGCTTGAGCCGCGCGCAGGCGCGCTGCCGCTGGCCCATCCCGTGCTGGGCAAGTCGGGCCTCTTGCGGACCATGCTCCAGGCCCACGGGCTGGCCACAATCCCTGCCGAATCCGAAGGGCTGGACCAGGGACGGTTGATTGATGTGTGGATCGTGTAATCAGCTGGAATAAAATAGGAAGGATTAATAGCCGTCCTGTCCATCCAGTTCGACGATCTTCCACCCCTCCGGATCCTTGACCACCACGAAGACCGAATCCTCATCCAGATTCCTGTCCAGGTTCGCCACCTTGACGCGGTAGGCGCCAAAGACGCGGACCTCGGCGAAGTTGCCCTCGCTGCGGACCATCTCGAATCCGAGGCCCGAGGTGTCCACCTCCGCAGTGCGCAGGGTGCGCAGGGTGCCGAGCTGACGCTGGGTCTCCTTGAAGACCTCGAACTGAAAATCGTTGCGGTCGCGCACATCCGCGGCAAAGAGCTCGGCAAAATCGTCGGCCAGAGTCGTCTGCCTGACGTAGAACTCGCGCAGCAGCGCGATGAGCGGCTCGGGCACGGCAGCGGCGGGGTCTGACGGGGGCGGGGCTGCCAGCCGCGCGGGGTCCGGCACGTCGCGCTCCGACTCGCCGCCGGGCGCGGCCATGAGCGAGAGGTAGAGCTTGATTTCGGACACGGCCAGCTTGACCTTGGCCGTCAATTCACCTTTGGGAAAGACCTCGTCCACCACGATGCGCAGGGATTTGTAAGGCCTGCCGCTGCACTCGACCAACTGCTCGCCCGGCTCGTCGCGCAGCCAGAACCGCGTCTCGGTGCCGTCCGGGTAGAGCACCCGGCCAGAGCGGATGCGCCGGTACTCCTGAAACAGCCCCTCGCCCTGATGGCCGTTGTAGATGCCCAGCCGCTCCACGCGCGTGGGCAGCCCGAAGATCAGGTCGATCCACTGGCCCACACCCGGCCCGATTCCGCCGCTGACCCAGGCCGTGGCCGGATTGTCGTCCAGCAGATTTTCAGGCGCGTGGGGCAGGCCGAAATCCACCTTGACGCTCGACACCTTGACGGTCACGTCAAGGGCGCTGGCAACGGACGGCCAGAGGAGCATGGCCAGCAGGAGGACCAGGGCCGGAACATGGGCCCGGAACAAGACGAAATTGGCGGTGCGCGTATGATGCATGACAGGGTTCCTAGCACATTCC from Pseudodesulfovibrio aespoeensis Aspo-2 includes the following:
- a CDS encoding Lcl C-terminal domain-containing protein, with the translated sequence MIRPPLPTGQTFCADASGAAIPCQETGQDAEFFAQAAPGPDRFAPSEHTVLDRLTGLTWLRDANAPGFPLAWQEALDFIDTMNQRGHYGHRDWRMPDRRELFSLISFDHANPALAEGHPFANVFSGWYWTATRSAMHPAQAWHVQLSGGRMFWGTRTGFELVWPVRGASPALPVTGADDVVNAPWPKPRYTRQGPAVLDALTGLTWTASADLTRGPTGWSDAFAAIAQLNRDRLADIAHWRLPTIRELESLIDASRHSPALPQDHPFDHPREAYWSSTNSAFEHDWAMCLYLHKGAVGVAYKGDGGFHVWGVASGVDVGG
- the argB gene encoding acetylglutamate kinase, yielding MKRYQLQARSIIETLPFISEFYGKTIVIKYGGNAMIDESLKRAFALNIILLKYIGINPVVVHGGGPQIGKMLKALNIESHFREGYRVTDDATMDVVEMVLVGKVNKEIVNLINLHGGRAVGLSGKDGMLIMAEPKELTVEKKDAPPEIIDLGKVGEVREVNIALITSLQRDGFIPVIAPVGVDDEGNTYNINADSVAGAVAAALGAKRLHLLTDVPGLLDTDGSLISSLTTREAFEAIESGVVTGGMIPKIKCCIEAVAEVEKAAILDGRVENCILLELFTKSGIGTEVIK
- a CDS encoding bacteriohemerythrin codes for the protein MSYPDWTDVLDIGLPILDDQHKQLLAVADDLLNAIARDEGEAALKDTFERLKAYTRYHFKEEEAYMTRIGYPGQSEHSAEHVLLLIRVNTLWRLIESGQIVSPKGISLFINDWIVEHIMHKDAMIGEYARALRQP
- a CDS encoding molybdopterin molybdotransferase MoeA: MSQPNTPHGFFTIISRPRFEELLRQFPPLESEQCGLSESSGRVLTEDLIAEHDWPLLDRSCMDGFAVNARDAFGASETNPAYLECTATLSIDVVPDTPLGPGECARIPTGGVLPEGADAVIMIEHTGEMDGTTIEVRKSAAPGENVMLRGEDARQGQIALARGTVMRPQEIGLAAALGFQEMALGRRPRVGIVSTGDELVGVRQMPRPGQVRDVNSHTVAALVAQAGGIPVHYGLVRDELESLTEALTKAVAETDVVLLSGGSSIGVRDLTVAALEELGDSAILAHGVALSPGKPTILGRASGKPAIGLPGQVTSALVVMHVLILPLLRHLQGDRNAFDTTLRPVLQAELARNVASKPGREDYVRIRLEPRAGALPLAHPVLGKSGLLRTMLQAHGLATIPAESEGLDQGRLIDVWIV
- a CDS encoding NADase-type glycan-binding domain-containing protein — encoded protein: MHHTRTANFVLFRAHVPALVLLLAMLLWPSVASALDVTVKVSSVKVDFGLPHAPENLLDDNPATAWVSGGIGPGVGQWIDLIFGLPTRVERLGIYNGHQGEGLFQEYRRIRSGRVLYPDGTETRFWLRDEPGEQLVECSGRPYKSLRIVVDEVFPKGELTAKVKLAVSEIKLYLSLMAAPGGESERDVPDPARLAAPPPSDPAAAVPEPLIALLREFYVRQTTLADDFAELFAADVRDRNDFQFEVFKETQRQLGTLRTLRTAEVDTSGLGFEMVRSEGNFAEVRVFGAYRVKVANLDRNLDEDSVFVVVKDPEGWKIVELDGQDGY